In a genomic window of Quercus lobata isolate SW786 chromosome 4, ValleyOak3.0 Primary Assembly, whole genome shotgun sequence:
- the LOC115985542 gene encoding uncharacterized protein LOC115985542 translates to MKLLMFNIDQLPTTHQWRPPDHPRFKANYDGAVFNNINAAGIGVVIRDSNAAVIGALSRRIPLPQTVEEVEALACRQAVHLAREIGISEVVFEGDSAIIVQALKHGQADQSVYGHILDDVIQQTSQFLFCEFSHVSRLCNKVADFLAKKARVGSVSQVWLEDFPREITSLAFADSV, encoded by the coding sequence ATGAAGTTGTTGATGTTTAATATAGACCAACTGCCTACAACGCATCAGTGGCGACCTCCAGATCACCCACGGTTTAAAGCTAACTACGACGGAGCCGTGTTCAACAACATCAATGCGGCTGGAATTGGAGTGGTGATTAGAGATTCTAATGCTGCAGTGATTGGTGCCCTCTCAAGACGCATACCACTGCCGCAAACGGTGGAGGAAGTGGAAGCTCTCGCATGTCGTCAAGCTGTGCATCTGGCCAGGGAGATTGGCATCAGCGAGGTAGTATTCGAAGGTGACTCCGCGATCATTGTTCAGGCCCTCAAACATGGTCAAGCAGATCAATCCGTGTATGGACATATccttgatgatgttattcaacAAACATCCCagtttcttttttgtgaattCAGTCATGTTTCCCGTCTTTGTAATAAGGTAGCAGACTTCCTTGCTAAGAAGGCTAGAGTAGGTTCAGTGTCCCAAGTTTGGTTAGAAGACTTTCCCAGGGAAATTACTTCCTTGGCTTTTGCTGACTCTgtttaa